From Mesomycoplasma dispar, a single genomic window includes:
- the grpE gene encoding nucleotide exchange factor GrpE, whose product MIFDDIETKKVENDSEKTILEENSNKVINENDLENKEEKLEKSVESGEKNQKKSRRLLKKEGKLKDLETQIQNLTTKNITLEIDSLKLKDKIKKQEDDFKLQVKAFEEKATLKVKDLKIELQKKLENETNLIKKYSLQPFFEKISSPFLNLKKAISFGSNSQNSEISAYVKGFEMLVGQIENVMQDFGLVKIDPKIGDFFDSSIHEIYEITEGEKDKILDVVSVGYKLHDRIVKTALVVVGKPNEQEN is encoded by the coding sequence ATGATTTTTGATGATATTGAAACAAAAAAAGTTGAAAACGACTCTGAAAAAACAATTTTAGAAGAAAATTCAAACAAAGTTATAAACGAGAATGATCTTGAAAATAAGGAAGAAAAACTTGAGAAAAGTGTTGAAAGCGGTGAAAAAAATCAGAAAAAATCTCGTAGATTGCTAAAAAAAGAAGGTAAATTAAAGGATCTTGAGACTCAAATTCAAAATTTGACCACTAAAAATATAACTCTTGAAATTGATTCGCTCAAATTGAAAGATAAAATTAAAAAACAAGAAGATGATTTTAAATTACAAGTTAAAGCTTTTGAGGAAAAAGCTACACTAAAAGTTAAAGATTTAAAAATTGAATTACAAAAAAAATTAGAAAACGAGACAAATTTAATAAAAAAATACAGTTTACAACCGTTTTTTGAAAAAATTAGTTCACCATTTTTAAATTTAAAAAAAGCAATTTCCTTTGGTTCTAATTCGCAAAACTCGGAAATTTCAGCATATGTAAAAGGTTTTGAAATGCTGGTTGGGCAGATTGAAAATGTTATGCAAGATTTTGGTTTGGTAAAAATAGACCCTAAAATAGGTGATTTTTTTGATTCTTCTATTCACGAAATTTACGAAATAACTGAAGGCGAAAAGGATAAAATTCTCGATGTTGTTTCAGTAGGTTATAAATTGCACGACCGAATTGTAAAAACAGCGCTCGTTGTTGTTGGAAAACCTAATGAACAAGAAAATTAA
- a CDS encoding heat-inducible transcriptional repressor HrcA: MPRLDSKKEKYLKQIVENFIKTGESIGSLNLKENYGIKKSSSYLRAIMNQLEKEGFLEKSHCSSGRIPTLQGFQYYAEFLSFDENEHLANKLKDLFARRRVSIENTIAEAVKLISESVGTTLIATTNNENERLMSINLTQISQNEGIIVVVSSSGNVENKKIAFSSQISRQDVKIAIRLFQERLINTPLVEISSKLLILKQELEKQIKHSDQLLHHFMEKIFNFQIQSKSNIYNKNSLILDKEISRAKLVDLLNVIEKKSIWEMLDDRTTKDDETLKISIESSEASFISKKFEKSLAIKEISMIGSTKKINYSAARTGIKLLEDFLSSKSKTGKE, from the coding sequence ATGCCAAGATTAGATTCTAAAAAAGAAAAATATTTGAAACAAATAGTTGAGAATTTCATTAAAACCGGCGAGTCTATCGGATCTCTTAATTTAAAAGAGAATTACGGAATTAAAAAATCTTCTTCGTATTTAAGAGCGATAATGAATCAGCTTGAAAAAGAAGGTTTTTTAGAAAAATCACATTGCTCAAGTGGTAGAATTCCAACTTTGCAAGGTTTTCAATATTATGCTGAATTTTTATCTTTTGATGAAAACGAACATTTAGCAAACAAATTAAAGGATTTGTTTGCGCGTCGACGTGTAAGTATTGAAAATACAATTGCTGAAGCTGTTAAATTAATTTCTGAATCTGTTGGCACGACATTAATCGCAACTACAAACAATGAAAACGAACGTTTAATGTCGATAAATTTAACACAAATTTCACAAAATGAAGGAATTATCGTCGTTGTTAGTTCTAGTGGTAATGTTGAAAATAAAAAAATAGCTTTTTCATCACAGATTTCTCGTCAAGACGTTAAAATTGCAATCAGACTTTTTCAAGAAAGACTAATTAATACTCCTTTGGTTGAAATTTCATCAAAATTATTAATTTTGAAACAAGAATTGGAAAAACAAATCAAACATAGCGATCAACTTTTACATCATTTTATGGAAAAAATTTTTAATTTTCAGATTCAAAGCAAGTCTAATATTTATAACAAAAATTCATTAATTTTAGATAAAGAAATTTCTCGTGCAAAACTTGTCGATTTGCTTAATGTAATCGAAAAAAAATCAATTTGAGAAATGTTAGATGACAGAACTACCAAAGATGATGAAACTTTAAAAATTAGTATCGAATCTTCAGAAGCTTCATTTATATCGAAAAAATTTGAAAAATCACTAGCAATTAAAGAAATAAGTATGATTGGTTCGACCAAAAAAATTAATTATTCTGCAGCACGCACAGGCATAAAACTTTTAGAAGATTTTTTATCTAGCAAAAGTAAAACAGGAAAGGAATAA